A region of Selenomonadales bacterium 4137-cl DNA encodes the following proteins:
- a CDS encoding O-acetyl-ADP-ribose deacetylase, protein MKAKFRDTLVTALLGDITVQDVDGIVNAANSRLAGGGGVDGAIHARGGPAIMRELDVIRARQGGCPAGQAVITGGGNLAARYVIHTVGPVYGGRPSDPELLAACYTNSLRLAHGRGLRTLAFPSISTGAYRYPIEAAAPVAIAAVLAALAPYPLAEIRFVLHSAGDYGIYSRLLAAEGRLQPQ, encoded by the coding sequence ATGAAAGCGAAGTTCCGCGACACGCTCGTCACCGCCCTCCTCGGCGACATAACCGTCCAGGACGTCGACGGCATAGTGAACGCCGCCAACAGCCGCCTCGCGGGCGGCGGCGGCGTAGACGGCGCCATCCACGCCCGGGGCGGCCCGGCCATCATGCGCGAGCTCGACGTCATCCGCGCCCGCCAGGGCGGCTGTCCGGCCGGCCAGGCCGTCATCACCGGCGGCGGCAACCTCGCCGCCCGCTACGTCATCCACACCGTCGGCCCGGTCTACGGCGGCCGCCCGTCCGACCCCGAACTGCTCGCCGCCTGCTACACCAACAGCCTGCGTCTCGCCCACGGGCGCGGGCTCCGCACCCTGGCCTTCCCCTCCATCAGCACCGGCGCCTACCGCTACCCCATCGAGGCCGCCGCCCCCGTCGCCATCGCCGCCGTCCTCGCCGCCCTCGCGCCATACCCGCTGGCCGAAATCCGCTTCGTGCTCCACTCGGCCGGCGATTACGGGATATACAGCCGGCTGCTCGCCGCCGAAGGGCGCCTGCAGCCGCAATAG